In a genomic window of Methylovirgula sp. 4M-Z18:
- the ftrA gene encoding transcriptional regulator FtrA: MTIYVKIMPNLTGPFVVALLYDGLCTFEFGIAAEIFGLSRPEMGSGWYRFASCAIDEGPMRAHGGFVIAADNGPEVIEQADVIIVPGWKGADVPVPEALCQRLRAAHRRGARLASICSGAFVLAATGLLAGGTATTHWRYADKLRRHYPGIAVDDASLYRVHDRIYTSAGSAAGIDLLIEIVRQDFGAAAANSVARRLVMPAHRTGGQAQFLERPVAVREGLEIAPLLDRVRANLTHDWTIDRMAHETRMSTRTFLRRFSEATGMTPGDWLVAERVGEAKRLLCQGNASMEVVASAVGFGSSHTLRHHFRQKVGLSPRDYRARFMTEEPIST; the protein is encoded by the coding sequence ATGACAATATACGTAAAGATCATGCCAAACCTCACCGGACCTTTCGTCGTCGCCCTCCTTTACGACGGGCTCTGTACATTCGAATTCGGCATTGCCGCCGAAATCTTTGGGCTGTCTCGGCCGGAAATGGGATCGGGCTGGTATCGCTTCGCCAGTTGCGCCATCGACGAGGGACCGATGCGGGCCCATGGCGGCTTCGTCATCGCGGCGGACAATGGCCCGGAGGTGATCGAACAGGCGGACGTGATCATCGTTCCAGGCTGGAAAGGCGCCGACGTTCCGGTTCCCGAGGCTCTGTGCCAGCGGCTTCGCGCGGCGCACCGACGCGGTGCCCGGCTCGCGTCCATCTGTTCCGGCGCCTTCGTGCTTGCAGCGACTGGCCTGCTGGCGGGCGGCACGGCCACCACGCATTGGCGATATGCCGACAAGCTGCGCCGCCATTATCCCGGCATCGCGGTCGACGATGCGTCGCTCTACCGCGTTCACGACCGCATCTACACGTCCGCCGGGAGCGCGGCCGGGATCGACCTGTTGATTGAGATCGTCCGGCAGGATTTCGGCGCAGCGGCGGCCAATTCGGTGGCGCGGCGCTTAGTGATGCCCGCCCATCGGACGGGCGGACAAGCACAATTTCTGGAGCGTCCCGTGGCGGTGCGCGAAGGACTGGAAATCGCCCCGCTTCTGGATCGGGTTCGGGCCAATCTCACGCACGATTGGACCATCGATCGGATGGCCCACGAAACCCGGATGAGCACACGCACCTTCCTCCGCCGGTTTTCGGAAGCCACGGGAATGACGCCGGGAGATTGGCTTGTGGCCGAGCGCGTCGGCGAGGCCAAGCGCCTGCTCTGTCAGGGCAACGCAAGCATGGAGGTGGTCGCAAGCGCGGTCGGCTTTGGCAGTTCCCACACGCTACGGCATCACTTTCGGCAAAAGGTGGGACTCAGCCCCCGTGATTATCGCGCCCGCTTCATGACCGAAGAGCCGATAAGCACGTGA
- a CDS encoding phosphoribosylanthranilate isomerase, translated as MSMLIKICGLSTEETLEAALQAGADMIGFNFVAKSPRYISLETARRLGAKVRGRARKAALLVDADDAAIGATIDALGADILQLHGKETPERVRAVASRFGLPVMKAVGVATRDDVRAIAGYRGMADHILIDAKPPKDAAYPGGHGKVFDWTILEALDPGLSFMLSGGLSPANVAEAIKRVRPWAVDVSSGVESVPGVKDVAKIRAFIAAARDAAKV; from the coding sequence ATGTCCATGCTCATCAAAATATGCGGCCTCTCGACGGAAGAGACCCTGGAAGCTGCCCTGCAGGCCGGGGCCGATATGATCGGGTTCAACTTCGTGGCGAAGAGCCCGCGCTACATCTCCCTTGAGACGGCGCGAAGGCTTGGAGCCAAGGTGCGCGGCCGCGCACGCAAAGCGGCGTTGCTGGTCGATGCGGACGATGCGGCGATCGGTGCCACCATCGACGCGCTCGGCGCCGACATCTTGCAATTGCATGGCAAGGAAACGCCGGAGCGGGTGCGCGCCGTCGCATCGCGCTTCGGATTGCCGGTCATGAAGGCGGTCGGGGTCGCGACGCGCGACGATGTGCGGGCCATCGCCGGCTATCGCGGCATGGCCGACCACATCCTGATCGACGCCAAGCCGCCCAAGGACGCCGCTTATCCCGGTGGCCACGGCAAGGTTTTCGACTGGACCATCCTGGAAGCGCTTGACCCGGGGCTTTCCTTCATGTTGTCAGGGGGGCTGAGCCCTGCCAATGTCGCCGAGGCGATCAAGCGCGTGCGGCCCTGGGCCGTCGACGTCTCTTCCGGCGTCGAATCGGTGCCGGGGGTGAAGGATGTGGCTAAAATCCGCGCCTTCATCGCCGCAGCGCGTGACGCGGCCAAAGTGTGA
- the trpB gene encoding tryptophan synthase subunit beta has protein sequence MNEQLNSFRTGPDEQGRFGLFGGRFVAETLMPLILDLEKAYAEAKADPAFHAEIAYLHKYYVGRPSPLYFAERMTEHLGGAKVFFKREDLNHTGAHKINNVLGQILLARRMGKKRIIAETGAGMHGVATATACAKYGLECIVYMGAVDVARQKPNVDRMHMLGAKVVPVQSGARTLKDAMNDALRDWVTNVETTFYCIGTVAGPHPYPAMVRDFQSVIGDETKEQMLAQEGRLPDSLFACIGGGSNAMGLFHPFLDDRSVEIYGVEAAGHGLHVPDGHAASMAGGRPGVLHGNRTYLLMDDDGQILEGHSISAGLDYPGVGPEHSWLRDIGRVTYLSATDKEAIEAFQTCCRLEGIIPALESSHALAKVIELAPKMPKDHLMVVNMSGRGDKDMASVAEYLGGL, from the coding sequence ATGAATGAGCAGTTGAATTCCTTCCGAACCGGACCGGACGAACAGGGGCGCTTCGGCCTCTTTGGCGGCCGTTTCGTCGCCGAAACTCTGATGCCGCTCATTCTCGATCTCGAAAAGGCCTATGCGGAGGCGAAAGCCGACCCGGCTTTTCACGCCGAAATCGCTTACTTGCACAAATATTACGTCGGCCGGCCGTCGCCGCTCTATTTCGCCGAACGCATGACCGAGCATCTGGGCGGCGCGAAGGTCTTCTTCAAGCGCGAGGACCTCAACCACACCGGCGCGCACAAGATCAACAACGTGCTCGGCCAGATTCTGCTGGCGCGCCGCATGGGTAAGAAGCGCATCATCGCCGAGACGGGTGCCGGCATGCACGGCGTCGCGACCGCGACGGCCTGCGCGAAATACGGCCTCGAATGTATCGTCTACATGGGCGCGGTGGACGTCGCGCGGCAGAAGCCGAATGTCGACCGCATGCATATGCTCGGCGCGAAAGTCGTGCCGGTGCAGAGCGGCGCGCGCACCCTGAAAGACGCGATGAACGATGCGCTGCGCGACTGGGTCACCAATGTCGAGACGACCTTCTATTGCATCGGCACGGTCGCCGGCCCGCATCCCTATCCCGCCATGGTGCGCGATTTCCAAAGCGTGATCGGCGACGAGACCAAGGAGCAGATGCTGGCGCAGGAAGGCCGGCTGCCGGATTCGCTGTTCGCCTGTATCGGCGGCGGCTCGAATGCCATGGGCCTGTTTCATCCCTTCCTCGACGACCGTTCGGTGGAAATCTACGGCGTCGAGGCGGCGGGCCACGGTTTGCACGTTCCCGACGGCCATGCCGCCTCGATGGCGGGCGGCAGGCCCGGCGTGCTGCACGGCAACCGGACCTATCTGTTGATGGATGATGACGGGCAGATCCTGGAGGGCCATTCGATCTCGGCCGGTCTCGACTATCCCGGCGTCGGCCCCGAACATTCCTGGCTGCGCGACATCGGCCGCGTCACCTACCTGTCGGCGACCGACAAGGAGGCGATTGAGGCGTTCCAAACGTGCTGCCGGCTCGAAGGCATCATTCCGGCGCTCGAATCCTCCCATGCCCTGGCCAAGGTCATCGAACTCGCGCCCAAAATGCCAAAGGATCATTTGATGGTGGTGAACATGTCGGGCCGCGGCGACAAGGATATGGCCAGCGTCGCCGAATATTTGGGAGGCCTGTGA
- the trpA gene encoding tryptophan synthase subunit alpha: MSTRIDQKFAACAAEGRAALVTFIMAGDPDMATSLEILKALPPAGADVLEIGMPFTDPMADGPSIQAAGLRALKSGATLNKTLAMVKSFRAGDATTPVVLMGYYNPIYIHGVERFLADAKEAGVDGLIVVDLPPEEDAELCLPARAAGLNFIRLATPTSDDKRLPKLLPNTSGFVYYVSITGITGAAAPDYSKVATAVTRIKTHTDLPVAVGFGVKNADSAAAIARHADGVVVGTALVDALKNSLDTQNQATDKTVAAVADLVSTIAGGVRSARRAAAE; encoded by the coding sequence ATGAGCACCCGCATCGACCAGAAATTCGCCGCCTGCGCGGCCGAGGGCCGTGCCGCGCTCGTGACATTTATCATGGCCGGCGACCCCGACATGGCGACGTCGCTCGAGATCCTGAAGGCGCTGCCGCCGGCGGGAGCCGACGTGCTCGAAATCGGCATGCCGTTCACCGATCCGATGGCCGACGGGCCGAGCATTCAGGCGGCCGGCCTGCGCGCGCTGAAAAGCGGGGCGACGCTGAACAAGACGCTCGCCATGGTCAAGTCCTTCCGCGCCGGCGACGCGACGACGCCGGTCGTGCTGATGGGCTATTACAACCCGATCTACATCCATGGCGTCGAGCGCTTTCTCGCCGACGCGAAGGAGGCCGGTGTCGACGGTTTGATCGTCGTCGACCTGCCGCCGGAAGAGGATGCGGAATTGTGCCTGCCGGCGCGCGCCGCAGGCCTCAATTTCATCCGCCTCGCGACGCCGACCTCGGACGACAAGCGGCTGCCCAAACTGCTGCCGAACACATCGGGCTTCGTCTATTATGTGTCGATCACCGGCATCACCGGCGCGGCGGCGCCCGATTACTCGAAAGTCGCTACGGCCGTCACTCGCATCAAGACACATACGGACTTGCCGGTTGCAGTCGGTTTCGGCGTGAAGAACGCCGACAGCGCTGCAGCTATCGCGCGTCATGCCGATGGTGTCGTGGTCGGCACTGCGCTCGTCGACGCCTTGAAAAATTCGCTCGACACCCAAAATCAAGCGACGGACAAGACCGTTGCCGCGGTTGCCGATCTCGTCTCGACGATCGCTGGCGGCGTGCGTTCGGCCCGCCGCGCGGCTGCAGAATAG
- the accD gene encoding acetyl-CoA carboxylase, carboxyltransferase subunit beta: protein MNWIANVVPPRIRSFLSRRETPENLWVKCPDSGEMVFHKDLEANLFVVPGSGYHFKMGAKARFASMFDGGTWEEIPLRETLADPLKFRDAKRYSDKIKEARANTGLQDSVLVGYGQLEGENITMAVHDFGFIAGSLGMAAGEAVVTGLETAVQRRTPFVLFAASGGARMQEGMFSLMQMPRTVVAVQRLRAAKLPYIVVLTDPTTGGVTASYAMLGDVHIAEPGALIGFAGQRVIEQTVREKLPDGFQRAEYLRDHGMVDLVVPRKEMRATVARLCAVLMRVPAKEAA, encoded by the coding sequence ATGAACTGGATTGCCAATGTCGTTCCGCCGCGGATCCGCTCGTTCCTGAGCCGGCGCGAGACGCCGGAAAATCTCTGGGTGAAATGCCCCGACAGCGGCGAGATGGTGTTTCACAAGGACCTGGAAGCCAATCTCTTCGTCGTGCCGGGCTCCGGCTATCATTTCAAGATGGGCGCCAAGGCGCGCTTTGCCTCGATGTTCGACGGCGGCACGTGGGAAGAGATTCCGCTCCGCGAGACCTTGGCCGATCCGCTGAAATTCCGCGACGCCAAGCGCTATAGCGACAAGATCAAGGAAGCGCGTGCGAATACCGGCTTGCAGGATTCGGTGCTGGTCGGTTACGGCCAGCTCGAAGGTGAGAATATCACCATGGCCGTTCATGATTTCGGCTTCATCGCCGGATCGCTGGGCATGGCGGCGGGCGAGGCGGTCGTCACCGGGCTGGAAACAGCCGTGCAGCGCCGTACGCCCTTCGTGCTGTTTGCCGCCTCGGGCGGCGCGCGCATGCAGGAAGGCATGTTCTCGTTGATGCAGATGCCGCGCACCGTCGTCGCGGTGCAGCGCCTGCGCGCCGCAAAACTGCCTTACATCGTCGTTCTCACCGATCCGACCACGGGCGGCGTCACGGCGTCTTACGCGATGCTGGGCGATGTGCACATTGCCGAGCCCGGCGCGCTCATCGGCTTTGCCGGCCAGCGCGTAATCGAGCAGACGGTGCGCGAAAAATTGCCGGACGGATTCCAGCGCGCCGAATATCTGAGGGATCACGGCATGGTGGATCTGGTCGTGCCGCGCAAGGAAATGCGCGCGACGGTCGCGCGGCTTTGCGCTGTCCTGATGCGCGTGCCGGCCAAGGAAGCGGCGTAA
- a CDS encoding bifunctional folylpolyglutamate synthase/dihydrofolate synthase translates to MTHRDTVLDRFLPLHPKRIDLSLDRVTRLLARLGSPELHLPPLIHVTGTNGKGSTIAFMRAMLEAAGKSVHVYTSPHLVRFHERIRLGENGGGKLVDDARLLHAFERCEAANEGAPISLFEITTAAALLLFSEAPADYLLLEVGLGGTLDATNVIAKPLASVITPISLDHADYLGGTVEQIAAQKAGIIKRGRPVIIGRQGPEAGAVLEQVAETLRAPAHIWAQDFMARAENGRLVYEDERGLLDLPLPRLAGRHQHINAATAIAALRASVPEVEPKHIEAGLLRVEWPARLQRLARGALIGLAPDGAEIWLDGGHNEDGARVLSEAMADLEDRHARLLVMICGMLTTKDAAAFLGHFRGLVRDVLAVPVEGQEAGRPAAEVAASARAVGLTARAFSSLAAALQDLRAQTWPTPPRILIAGSLYLAGEVLAANGTLPQ, encoded by the coding sequence ATGACGCATCGCGATACGGTCCTCGACCGCTTCTTGCCATTGCATCCGAAGCGGATCGATCTGTCGCTCGACCGTGTCACGCGGCTGCTCGCGCGGCTTGGATCGCCGGAATTGCATTTGCCGCCGCTCATCCATGTCACCGGCACCAATGGCAAAGGTTCGACCATCGCCTTCATGCGCGCGATGCTGGAAGCCGCTGGTAAGTCGGTCCATGTCTATACGTCGCCGCATCTGGTGCGCTTTCACGAGCGCATCCGTTTGGGCGAAAACGGCGGCGGCAAGCTGGTCGACGATGCGCGCCTTCTGCACGCGTTCGAGCGGTGCGAGGCGGCGAACGAAGGGGCGCCGATCTCTTTGTTCGAGATCACGACAGCCGCTGCGCTGCTGCTGTTCAGTGAAGCGCCTGCCGATTACCTGCTGCTGGAAGTCGGGCTCGGCGGCACACTCGATGCGACCAATGTGATCGCCAAGCCGCTCGCCTCCGTCATCACGCCGATTTCCCTCGACCATGCCGATTATCTCGGCGGCACGGTCGAGCAGATTGCCGCGCAAAAGGCCGGCATCATCAAGCGCGGCCGGCCGGTGATTATCGGCCGGCAAGGGCCGGAGGCAGGAGCCGTGCTGGAGCAGGTGGCGGAGACGTTGCGCGCGCCGGCGCATATCTGGGCGCAGGATTTCATGGCGCGCGCCGAGAATGGCCGGCTGGTCTATGAGGACGAGCGCGGCCTGTTGGATTTGCCCTTGCCGCGCCTCGCGGGTCGGCACCAGCACATCAATGCGGCGACCGCCATTGCGGCGTTGCGCGCCAGCGTGCCGGAGGTTGAGCCAAAGCATATCGAGGCCGGCCTTTTGCGCGTCGAATGGCCGGCGCGATTGCAGCGGCTGGCGCGCGGCGCCTTGATCGGCCTTGCGCCGGACGGCGCCGAGATTTGGCTCGACGGCGGCCACAACGAGGATGGCGCCCGCGTTCTCTCCGAGGCGATGGCCGATCTTGAGGACAGGCACGCGCGTCTGCTCGTCATGATTTGCGGCATGCTGACGACCAAGGACGCCGCCGCCTTTCTCGGCCATTTCCGCGGCCTCGTGCGCGATGTCTTGGCGGTTCCGGTGGAAGGGCAAGAGGCGGGACGGCCCGCGGCCGAAGTCGCGGCCTCGGCGCGCGCTGTCGGCCTCACCGCGCGCGCCTTTTCGTCCTTGGCCGCAGCCTTGCAAGACTTGCGCGCGCAAACCTGGCCGACACCGCCGCGCATTCTCATCGCCGGTTCGCTTTATCTCGCCGGCGAGGTGCTTGCCGCCAACGGCACGTTGCCGCAATAG
- a CDS encoding MFS transporter, with translation MQKSLAMASPSRARAATLTAAILASSLGFMDGAVVTVAIPAIRSDIGADFGQIQWVSNGYALMLSALILVGGAAGDRFGQRETFGAGILVFCLTSLGCATAGSPEPLIIWRCLQGAGAAFMVPGSLALIALAFPTDERGRAIGLWSMVSGIAAALGPIVAGTLIQFAGPTAWRWIFWINLPAGALTLFLLFALTPRHRPKAGTHLDLLGAAIVTIGLGGLALGLTFASEPSPSPRDIGLALAIGVAAMVLFWLWERRSKVPMLPRALFALRTFNGANLLTFCLYFALAGSLFFLPMTLIEALQLGAAKAGSVYLPFTLTMALLARYSGALSDRRGPRLPIALGSVIVGLSFLTVAAGVAAGAYEYGVLPSMALLGIGMGFVVPPLSTTVMTVADEGLAGTASGINNGVARIAGLFAVAALGIVAALAYRLNIDADLASASYGEPAHADWPPAALAVRAHAMIVAFAAVSVATAALSFASAIVAWRMLPQK, from the coding sequence ATGCAAAAATCCCTCGCAATGGCGTCACCGAGCCGGGCGCGCGCCGCCACATTGACGGCCGCTATCCTGGCTTCGTCGCTCGGTTTCATGGACGGCGCCGTGGTGACTGTGGCGATCCCCGCCATCCGCTCCGACATCGGCGCGGATTTCGGCCAGATTCAATGGGTGTCCAACGGTTACGCCCTGATGCTGTCGGCCCTGATCTTGGTCGGCGGCGCGGCGGGCGACCGGTTCGGCCAGCGGGAAACCTTCGGCGCCGGGATCCTGGTCTTTTGCCTGACCTCGCTCGGCTGCGCCACGGCCGGATCGCCCGAGCCGCTGATCATCTGGCGCTGTCTTCAGGGGGCTGGCGCCGCGTTCATGGTTCCCGGCAGTCTGGCGTTGATCGCCCTGGCGTTCCCGACCGACGAGCGCGGCCGGGCGATCGGCCTATGGTCCATGGTCTCCGGCATCGCTGCCGCGCTCGGGCCGATCGTGGCCGGAACTTTAATCCAATTTGCCGGCCCCACCGCCTGGCGCTGGATCTTCTGGATCAATCTGCCCGCCGGCGCGCTGACCCTCTTCCTGCTCTTCGCGTTGACGCCGCGCCACAGGCCGAAGGCCGGAACCCATCTCGATCTTCTCGGCGCCGCTATCGTAACCATCGGTCTCGGCGGCCTGGCGCTCGGCTTGACCTTCGCCAGCGAACCGTCCCCCTCCCCGCGCGACATCGGGCTGGCGCTGGCAATCGGCGTCGCCGCCATGGTGCTGTTCTGGCTCTGGGAGCGTCGAAGCAAGGTACCCATGCTCCCGCGCGCCCTCTTTGCCTTGCGCACCTTCAACGGCGCTAACCTCCTCACCTTCTGCCTCTATTTCGCCCTCGCCGGATCGCTGTTCTTCCTGCCAATGACCCTGATCGAGGCGCTACAACTCGGCGCGGCGAAAGCCGGCTCGGTCTATCTGCCCTTCACTCTCACCATGGCGCTGCTGGCGCGCTATTCCGGAGCCTTGAGCGACCGGCGCGGCCCGCGCCTGCCGATTGCGCTCGGCTCGGTCATTGTCGGCCTATCGTTTCTGACCGTCGCGGCCGGCGTGGCGGCGGGTGCTTACGAATATGGCGTGCTGCCCAGCATGGCCTTGCTCGGCATCGGCATGGGCTTTGTCGTGCCGCCGCTCTCCACCACCGTCATGACCGTCGCCGACGAGGGACTGGCCGGCACCGCCTCCGGCATCAACAATGGCGTTGCCCGCATTGCCGGGCTGTTTGCGGTCGCGGCGCTCGGCATTGTCGCCGCCCTTGCCTATCGCTTGAATATTGATGCGGATCTTGCCTCCGCCAGCTATGGCGAGCCGGCCCATGCCGATTGGCCGCCCGCGGCTCTGGCCGTCCGGGCGCATGCGATGATCGTGGCCTTTGCCGCGGTCTCGGTCGCAACCGCAGCGCTCTCTTTTGCCAGCGCTATCGTCGCCTGGCGCATGCTGCCGCAGAAATAG
- the ahcY gene encoding adenosylhomocysteinase, with amino-acid sequence MSAFNDYIVADIGLAAWGRKEIAIAETEMPGLMATRREYGAAQPLKGARIMGSLHMTIQTAVLIETLKALGADIRWVSCNIYSTQDHAAAAIAAAGIPVFARKGESLQDYWDYTARALQWGDGGEPNMILDDGGDATLLVHLGLRAEQGDTAFLDKAGSEEEEILFALIKRLLKDKPGWFAKLAAAIKGVSEETTTGVHRLYVMQKEGKLLFPAINVNDSVTKSKFDNLYGCRESLVDGIRRGTDVMMAGKVAMVAGFGDVGKGSAASLRQAGCRVMVSEVDPICALQAAMEGYEVTTMEDAVKRADIFVTATGNKDVITADHMRGMKDRAIVCNIGHFDNEIDVAGLRNMKWHNVKPQVDEVEMPNGNRIILLSEGRLVNLGNAMGHPSFVMSASFTNQTLAQIELYGHQGKYEKKVYTLPKHLDEKVAMLHLEKIGVKLTKLRDDQAAYIGVPQNGPFKADHYRY; translated from the coding sequence ATGAGCGCGTTTAACGATTATATTGTCGCCGATATCGGCCTCGCCGCCTGGGGCCGCAAGGAGATCGCCATTGCCGAGACCGAAATGCCTGGCCTGATGGCGACCCGCCGTGAGTACGGTGCTGCGCAACCGCTCAAGGGCGCGCGCATCATGGGCTCGCTGCATATGACCATTCAGACGGCGGTGCTGATCGAGACGTTGAAGGCGCTCGGCGCCGACATCCGCTGGGTCTCGTGCAACATCTATTCGACCCAGGATCACGCCGCGGCGGCAATTGCCGCGGCGGGCATTCCGGTCTTTGCGCGCAAGGGCGAGAGCCTGCAGGACTACTGGGATTACACGGCGCGCGCGCTGCAATGGGGCGATGGCGGCGAGCCGAACATGATCCTGGATGACGGCGGCGACGCGACCTTGCTTGTGCATCTGGGTCTGCGCGCGGAACAGGGCGACACGGCGTTCCTCGACAAGGCCGGCTCGGAAGAAGAGGAAATTCTGTTCGCCCTGATCAAGCGCCTGCTCAAGGACAAGCCCGGCTGGTTCGCCAAGCTCGCGGCCGCGATCAAGGGCGTGTCGGAAGAAACCACGACCGGCGTGCACCGCCTCTACGTGATGCAGAAGGAGGGCAAGCTGCTCTTCCCGGCGATCAATGTGAACGATTCCGTGACCAAGTCGAAATTCGACAATCTCTACGGCTGCCGCGAATCGCTGGTGGACGGCATCCGCCGCGGCACCGACGTGATGATGGCCGGCAAGGTCGCGATGGTCGCCGGCTTCGGCGACGTCGGTAAAGGCTCGGCCGCCTCGCTGCGCCAGGCCGGCTGCCGCGTCATGGTGTCGGAAGTCGACCCGATCTGCGCGCTCCAGGCTGCCATGGAAGGCTATGAGGTCACCACCATGGAGGACGCGGTCAAGCGCGCCGACATTTTCGTCACCGCCACCGGGAACAAGGACGTGATCACCGCCGACCACATGCGCGGCATGAAGGATCGTGCCATCGTGTGCAACATCGGCCATTTCGACAATGAGATCGACGTCGCCGGCCTGCGCAACATGAAGTGGCACAATGTGAAGCCGCAGGTGGACGAAGTGGAAATGCCGAATGGCAACCGCATCATCCTGCTGTCGGAAGGCCGCCTCGTCAATCTCGGCAACGCTATGGGCCACCCGAGCTTCGTGATGTCGGCGAGCTTCACCAACCAGACGCTGGCGCAGATCGAACTCTACGGCCACCAGGGCAAATACGAGAAAAAGGTCTATACGCTGCCCAAGCACCTCGACGAAAAGGTCGCCATGCTGCATCTCGAAAAGATCGGCGTGAAGCTGACCAAGCTGCGCGACGATCAGGCCGCCTACATCGGCGTGCCGCAGAACGGCCCGTTCAAGGCCGATCATTACCGCTACTGA